The proteins below come from a single Malus sylvestris chromosome 3, drMalSylv7.2, whole genome shotgun sequence genomic window:
- the LOC126614997 gene encoding chaperone protein dnaJ 11, chloroplastic — translation MSTTLFPSAASPLPKMPLPQRRSFQIKASSAQAFTEAKPRHGASAASLYEVLRVTANASPTEIKSAYRSLAKQYHPDASRSESDGRDFIQIHNAYATLSDPAAREVYDTSLGAARINFNRRRSSVGFRTDGFYSTRRWETDQCW, via the coding sequence ATGTCTACAACCCTCTTCCCCTCGGCCGCAAGCCCCCTTCCAAAAATGCCCCTGCCCCAGCGGCGCAGTTTCCAGATCAAGGCCTCCTCCGCCCAGGCGTTCACCGAGGCCAAGCCGCGGCACGGTGCCTCCGCGGCGAGTCTCTACGAGGTCCTCCGAGTCACAGCCAACGCGTCGCCAACGGAGATCAAGTCGGCGTACCGGAGCTTGGCCAAGCAATACCACCCGGACGCGTCGCGGTCGGAGTCCGACGGCCGGGATTTCATCCAGATTCACAACGCCTACGCCACGCTGTCCGATCCGGCGGCCCGGGAAGTGTATGACACGTCGTTGGGCGCTGCTCGCATTAATTTTAATCGGCGGAGAAGCTCGGTCGGGTTTCGAACCGACGGGTTTTACTCGACCCGGAGGTGGGAAACGGACCAGTGCTGGTAA
- the LOC126615912 gene encoding probable galactinol--sucrose galactosyltransferase 1 produces MTVGAGISVEDGNLVVLGNKVLSEVHDNVVVTPASGGALTNGAFIGVQSDQVGSRRVFPIGKLEGLRFMCVFRFKLWWMTQRMGNRGQDVPFETQFLIVETKDESHFGEGSKDGADQSAAYTVILPILEGDFRAVLQGNELNEIEICLESGDPAADGFEGSHLVFIGAGSDPFDVITDSVKTVEKHLQTFSHRERKKMPDMLNWFGWCTWDAFYTDVTSEGLKQGLQSLESGGAPPKFVILDDGWQSVDMDSSGVGYDADNAANFANRLTHIKENHKFQKDGKEGHRVEDPALGLRHIVTEIKEKHALKYAYVWHAITGYWGGVRPGVAEMEHYDSKLAYPISSPGVESNEDCDALKSITTNGLGLVNPEKVFNFYDELHSYLASAGIDGVKVDVQNILETLGAGHGGRVKLTRKYHQALEASVARNFPDNGIISCMSHNTDALYSVKRTAVIRASDDFWPRDPASHTIHIASVAYNTVFLGEFMQPDWDMFHSLHPMAEYHGAARAVGGCAIYVSDKPGQHDFDLLRKLVLPDGSILRAKLPGRPTRDCLFSDPARDGKSLLKIWNLNDVTGVVGVFNCQGAGWCKVGKKNLIHDLEPGTITGVIRAKDVDYLPKVADEKWSGDVVVFSHLGGEVSCLPKDASMPITLKSREYEVFTVVPVKELSNGIKFAPIGLIKMFNSGGAIKEYDEPNTSTTVVVKARGCGIFGAYSSSRPKRITVDSGETEFGYEAESGLLTTDLRVPEKELHIWNISIEF; encoded by the exons GGGATTGCGTTTCATGTGCGTTTTCCGGTTTAAATTATGGTGGATGACACAGAGGATGGGCAATAGAGGCCAAGATGTTCCCTTTGAGACTCAGTTTTTGATTGTGGAAACAAAGGATGAGTCTCATTTTGGTGAAGGAAGCAAAGATGGGGCGGATCAGTCTGCAGCTTATACAGTTATCTTGCCGATTCTCGAAGGGGACTTCAGGGCTGTTCTTCAAGGAAATGAACTTAATGAGATTGAAATCTGCCTAGAAAGTG GAGATCCCGCTGCTGATGGATTTGAGGGTAGTCATTTGGTTTTCATTGGAGCCGGATCAGACCCATTCGATGTCATCACAGATTCTGTGAA GACCGTGGAGAAACATTTGCAGACATTTTCTCATCGCGAGAGAAAGAAG ATGCCAGACATGTTGAACTGGTTTGGCTGGTGTACGTGGGATGCTTTCTACACCGATGTGACTTCAGAAGGCCTGAAGCAAGGACTGCAGAG CCTAGAAAGTGGTGGAGCCCCTCCAAAGTTTGTTATTCTTGATGATGGATGGCAGTCAGTCGACATGGATTCCTCTGGTGTTGGATACGACGCTGATAATGCAGCAAA CTTTGCAAACAGGTTAACACATATAAAAGAGAACCACAAATTTCAGAAAGATGGTAAAGAGGGTCACAGAGTAGAGGATCCTGCTTTGGGGCTTCGCCACATTGTTACCGAAATTAAGGAAAAACACGCTTTGAA ATATGCTTATGTGTGGCATGCCATAACTGGATATTGGGGCGGTGTTAGACCTGGTGTTGCTGAAATGGAACACTACGATTCAAAGTTGGCCTACCCAATTTCATCTCCAGGAGTTGAGTCTAATGAGGATTGTGATGCCTTGAAAAGTATTACAACAAATGGGCTCGGCCTTGTGAACCCCGAGAAAGTTTTCAACTTTTATGATGAACTGCACTCTTATCTCGCATCAGCTGGTATAGATGGAGTAAAAGTTGATGTTCAGAACATTCTTGAAACCCTAGGGGCAGGCCATGGTGGAAGGGTAAAACTTACGAGAAAATACCATCAAGCATTGGAAGCGTCTGTCGCTAGAAACTTTCCTGACAATGGAATTATTTCTTGTATGAGTCACAATACAGATGCTTTATACAG TGTGAAGCGGACAGCTGTTATAAGGGCATCAGATGATTTCTGGCCTAGAGATCCAGCATCACACACAATTCATATCGCATCGGTTGCTTACAACACCGTTTTCCTTGGGGAGTTTATGCAGCCGGATTGGGATATGTTTCAT AGCCTGCATCCAATGGCTGAATATCATGGAGCAGCTCGCGCGGTTGGAGGATGTGCAATTTATGTTAG TGACAAGCCTGGGCAGCATGACTTCGATCTTCTGAGGAAGCTCGTACTTCCTGATGGATCTATCTTGAGGGCCAAACTTCCAGGAAGACCAACAAGGGATTGCTTATTTTCTGATCCTGCCCGAGATGGGAAAAG TCTTCTGAAGATATGGAATCTGAACGATGTTACTGGAGTTGTGGGGGTCTTCAATTGCCAGGGAGCTGGGTGGTGTAAGGTTGGAAAGAAGAACCTCATCCATGACCTGGAACCGGGCACAATTACCGGGGTGATTCGGGCTAAAGATGTTGATTATTTGCCCAAGGTCGCAGATGAGAAATGGTCTGGGGATGTTGTCGTATTTTCTCATCTTGGTG GAGAGGTGTCTTGTCTTCCCAAGGATGCATCCATGCCAATAACATTAAAATCCCGGGAATATGAAGTCTTCACAGTGGTTCCTGTCAAGGAACTGTCCAACGGCATAAAATTTGCTCCCATAGGCCTAATCAAGATGTTCAACTCTGGGGGAGCCATAAAAGAATATGATGAACCTAACACAAGCACAACAGTTGTCGTGAAAGCTCGCGGATGTGGTATATTCGGAGCCTACTCATCATCTCGACCCAAGAGGATAACTGTTGATTCGGGGGAAACTGAGTTTGGATATGAAGCCGAGTCTGGTTTACTCACCACTGATTTGAGAGTGCCAGAGAAAGAACTGCACATTTGGAACATCAGCATCGAGTTTTAA